From Spirochaetales bacterium, a single genomic window includes:
- a CDS encoding VWA domain-containing protein: MIRKACFFIITLGFFLITAGSLMQLYAQDDRSDERDYPIDLIIALDKSLSMEEEIEAVKTYLKDKIVDTYLKVDDYFLLIPFYQKSEVAIARTIHSEEDKAAVKRVIDGINANGSWTDIGNAFDRLSDELNERYYNNRRKSFLVITDGINEPPPSSQYFRPDGKLVHEFTDDITELEVFPNWKVLVLVIGGDTGFDIFEDDENIQIKSIKEGATPDEIDQSAELFGFIEVIQEKMKPLVLSSKGKGTLTLPLAVKYPEPPNIVIEKISLLTSAETFDNILPGTFAQNLVKEGEDLLSIKVDAKNDINGKKKIEPGTYSGTLEFTFSGKDTFKTPLGVTLHVNNAFEDNPWLIPLIILAALIIIILAIFGIYKIAQGHPIKFRVLVEEMPIPKGKDVFKITKNKQLYMSESLDFIRVTDVKTPKSFAKLSVAAEDLKLFVIKETYFVEPKDIPENVLENTIRIITESGKKYHVKFIEIT; encoded by the coding sequence ATGATACGAAAAGCGTGTTTTTTCATTATAACACTAGGATTTTTCCTCATAACCGCGGGTTCTTTAATGCAGTTGTATGCCCAGGATGACCGTTCCGACGAAAGGGATTATCCTATCGACCTTATTATAGCCCTTGATAAGTCCCTCTCAATGGAAGAGGAAATTGAGGCAGTAAAAACATACCTGAAGGACAAAATCGTCGATACTTACCTGAAAGTGGATGATTATTTTTTGTTGATACCGTTTTATCAAAAATCTGAAGTTGCGATAGCGCGGACAATTCATTCGGAAGAAGACAAGGCGGCGGTCAAGCGGGTTATCGACGGTATCAATGCGAATGGGTCGTGGACTGACATCGGAAATGCCTTCGACCGGTTGAGTGATGAATTGAACGAACGCTACTATAATAACAGAAGGAAAAGCTTTCTCGTTATCACGGACGGCATAAACGAACCCCCCCCGTCGAGTCAATACTTCCGGCCGGACGGCAAACTCGTTCACGAGTTTACGGATGATATCACCGAACTCGAGGTATTCCCGAACTGGAAGGTCCTGGTTCTTGTAATCGGCGGTGATACCGGCTTCGATATTTTCGAAGATGACGAAAACATCCAGATAAAATCGATAAAGGAAGGGGCGACACCGGATGAAATCGATCAGTCCGCAGAATTATTCGGTTTTATCGAAGTGATTCAGGAAAAAATGAAACCGCTGGTATTGAGTTCCAAAGGAAAGGGAACACTTACCCTACCATTGGCCGTCAAATATCCTGAACCGCCGAACATCGTTATTGAAAAGATTTCGCTTTTGACATCGGCCGAAACCTTTGACAATATACTGCCGGGTACTTTTGCACAAAACCTTGTAAAGGAAGGTGAAGACCTTCTCTCGATCAAGGTGGACGCAAAAAATGATATTAACGGAAAAAAGAAAATTGAACCCGGCACCTATTCGGGTACGCTCGAGTTTACATTTTCCGGTAAAGATACTTTTAAAACACCGCTCGGGGTTACACTCCATGTCAATAATGCTTTTGAAGACAATCCATGGCTTATTCCCCTTATTATTTTAGCGGCACTTATTATTATCATCCTTGCGATTTTCGGTATCTACAAAATTGCGCAGGGCCATCCGATTAAGTTCAGGGTACTTGTTGAAGAAATGCCGATTCCAAAGGGAAAAGATGTCTTCAAGATAACGAAAAATAAACAGCTTTATATGTCTGAAAGCCTTGATTTTATACGGGTTACGGATGTGAAAACCCCGAAAAGTTTTGCTAAATTATCGGTGGCCGCTGAGGATCTAAAACTGTTTGTCATCAAAGAGACTTATTTCGTGGAGCCAAAGGATATTCCGGAAAATGTCCTTGAAAATACAATCAGAATCATTACCGAAAGCGGTAAAAAGTACCATGTAAAGTTTATTGAAATTACATGA